aaagtaacaacctcttaacttaaaaaaagggggagggttatttttttatctgagtcagattttttttcgcgcgtacgtttttattccttttttttcgatgctagtgatcaaatacttttttttcagtatttaacactataatgtatgtgGAAACTCTtgattaagaatatttttttttatcatatgcatgaccattttttttttatcaaattggggatcggaatatttccattcccatcccccaccccccttttgaagtcaaatgtttgttcccttaccgctagaaaaatttctacgtaatgaacatttaaatgacacatagtttacaagtgggaacaaatcttatgtacaggtagctaaacaaggtgtatagatgtgaacaaatgtaatgtgaaaccagtgtacactacactaaactaattgtaaacatgtttactctacacggcgtttggtgtgaacacggcctaagtatTTTTATTCGTCATTGCTTAAAATGCTCCTTTGAAGGAGGGATTTCCTATACCAGAacagaacaaaacattgacGTGCGCGTAACGCAACAGGTACAGAGATGAACCAGGAACTGTCGTAATAAAAGGGGTCTTAACTGATTTACAGAAAAGAGAATAATGAATCAACACAACAGTTAAAAACATCAATCAAATAAGTAAAGGTATAGAATAGggtgttgaaatataaataatagaaaactaagggacaaacatataaaGAAACGAGAAAAATGGCATATCCACAATTTGAATACCCTTAGAAGTgtctgtttaaatatttttgtgtttgcGTTTTGCTGCTCAATGTTTTTTGCTTTTGGTACTTTCAACTGTTTCTTCTAACAAATGATGATCGACGTTTTTTATAAAATGCCCGTCCATACATTTATCCTTTTAACATccattattcattttataattttagataCAAGAAATTACGTATCAGTGCCGAAGTTGAACTTCAGATCATTACAGAATTTATTGATGTCCTCTTTGTCCGATGATGACGCAGACGACAACGAGTACATGGATGCAGACGACAATTACCAAGGCAACAGTGTACGTCAAACGTCAGAGGAATTGTATAAATATGCAAAGCGAGGAATAGGACAATGtatttttaactgtttaaaacGTCCTGGACAAATGAACTTCATACAATGTAAATCAATGTGCCACAAAAGATGGTAAGAAATAATTAGTAAAATGTTATTCTAATTGTATATGAGGGTCTGGAAAGAGGGTCGCTTTAGGTGGTACacaacactacagggagataactctgtcaAAACCATGGTTGAACGTTTAACTCCGTTctattgttaaggaaatattaagcttttcaatACCAAactgctacatgtacatgtacattgtatataccaAATGAAATATTTCCGAAAAAGTCCGTGgtttaattttgttcattttttcttcttctattgttatcaaagaaacaaaaaaatatcatgaatattttgtaaatattttacgGAAATTAAACGAGCCTAATTAATTTCAGTcaaggtgtttggtaccacctttATTCTATATTCTTTGATTGTTTAAGCTATCTCCCCATTCTTTATATGCAATTATACccctttttctattttttctattttattttaacacaaCATTTTTCTTCTTTGCCAAATTGCCTGTAACTATAGTATGTACTATTAttcctttttttgtaaaatcatacaTACCCTCGTACATTCGTATATGCTCTAgggtaaaacaaaaaaaaaaatatatgtcatcCATTTGTTAACTatgaaaacaggaaattaatGTAACATGAGTTGTAAGTTACGTCCAtttatattatgatatttcCTTAACACGTGGTAATAAGATGATAAATACTATTTATCTTAATAGAAATCTAccataaactttaaaaattgtctttaaCACATAATTATGATTTTGCATAATTACTCCCATGGGacatatataatatcaaatatgtGGACTGGTTTATTAATGGGTGTCAtttgtattcattttatttctataattttaatatttagatatgtatttaaaataaatatgagaGATAGTACGATAAGAGCTATAtgtttggcgggaaaatgtcgTAAAATTCTACTAATCATTCGAAATTGTGTTAAATTTGTcatgtaaaattgtataaacaTCATAAAACTTTTGACACTCCAGTGACGAAATGACACACGAGACGGTGTCAAAAGTTTTTCATGATTtgcatttctaaattttttaacgtGATGGATTCGTTATATATTTTCCTTTACATTTCGATAGACAATATTGTCGTCGCTATTATAGTGACCCATGCAAACACTATGTCGATTTcactattaaaaaaacaaaatataaaaagaattaagatgtggtatgatacaTGTAGCTAATAACGCGAATGCTATTTCTTATGCTTCAGATGCTACCATTTGATTGTTAGGGGGTGGCTAGGATGCaaacttttgtctcaacaataaaaaaataaggttcCAACATAAATCTTATGCAATCGTATTGCAATCATGATAGTTTGGTTAATTCGCAATTATAGATAGATAAACAtgtagaaagatgtggtgtgagtgccaatgagacaactctctatccaaatactaacaccgaacaacaagctataaagggccccaaaaatactagtgtaaaaccattcaaacggaaaaaccaacggtgtaatacatattttgaaGCTAGCCTTCATGTCACTCAgaaatattattgaaatttttcagaGAATAGGGAAAATGGCACAAATGTTTGTACGATTGTTCAAATGTCGactgaaaaaaagatattgagGAAAATTGCATAGCACCTCATTAAATTCACTTGAAAAGGTAAACCTTGCATTAGGATAAAGGTACATAATTACTCTCACCTTGAACATTCCTGTTCGAATCCCGAACGGGAcaggtgcactcgactccaatcttattttactagaattgtcagttttgaAAGAAGGTTGTCTCGGTTACCCCagtcgcttaaattttacaaatcaaaCATTCTTGATGGTCGAGACTAGAAAGAAGGTAGACCACTCTGACTCCACATATAAATCCGACCGCCAAGAAATAGCACAAATGAGAGTTTAAATTGGCGTTAAACGACACTCAATCAATCATAGATAATTAatttgtcttgttttatttcagatggAGGGAACCACGATATTCACAGATGTTTGAAAGCtgcattacaaaatatttcatttacctctgaaatataattacaaaaccATGTCACACTATCATTTGATTGAGAGATATATCAAGCATTTTGTCTGGTGTTCTCAATAAAATCTGTTTCGGacaaattatttcttctttattgttataaaatataaagaaagttgtctttttgacgAGTGATTGATGTATTAAGCATTTTAATGACAATTCAGAGAAGTACAGGGATAAACATATTACTTTACCCTTCTCAAAATTGTACACCAAAACATTATAGGATTCGTTAAAAACCAAATTCCCCGGTAGTTCCAGTTCCGATCCGAATACGGGTCCGCATACTACTCTTCACTAATAAAATTAGCGGTACCAAtgttcttgcaccagatgctcatttcgacaatacatgtctcttcagtgatgctcgtggccaaaatatttgaaatccaaagcttatataaaagatgaagagctataatccaaaaggttcaaaaagtatagccaaatccgtgaaaggaatcagagctttgcatgagggagatacattccttaatttataataatttctaatattttgtaacagcaaatgttaataacacaaaaaatccgtattttcatgctaGTACCGAAGTAAATGGAGTAAAGGTAAAAAGTTCCGGAACGGAAACGATCACTGTACGGAGTTTGGTTAAAAACgtatcaaacaataaaaaccaatgaCGTGGCGTTGTTTCCATATATGGGTACGATGAATAAAACGACacatatcatttaaattttgaaacggCCAATTAAAAACAAGCTTCTTAACTTGTTGATTGATATTATGACGTCCAATTCTCTAATATCGTTGGCTGTACTAAGAATTCACACACAAAAATCATAAGGAAACATAGCCTTTTGCTATGCCAAGACCAGTTATTCAGTGTTTCAATACATACAGATCTGTACAAacacaaataacatttttagtATAGCTTGAAGTTATGAAATTGCCCAATTCTTAGcaacataaacaacaaacaaacaacaaaagaaGACAAGTTGGATAAACAACAACATAATAATCACTATACATTTATCTTGAAAGACactaacaatcaaaaccaaggagtaaacaaagactcacaaaactaAGGGACATTTGCATCAACtgttataaatagaaaaaaagaaacaacaccaactccactaaaaaccgggattGAAATCATGTGCTCACGAatggtaagcatttcctgcaccgtatacagCTCCCGTCgtattatttctttgttcagttcgg
The nucleotide sequence above comes from Mytilus trossulus isolate FHL-02 chromosome 5, PNRI_Mtr1.1.1.hap1, whole genome shotgun sequence. Encoded proteins:
- the LOC134719556 gene encoding uncharacterized protein LOC134719556, whose protein sequence is MDKVVCCMVCLIVVLVTVRSGDTRNYVSVPKLNFRSLQNLLMSSLSDDDADDNEYMDADDNYQGNSVRQTSEELYKYAKRGIGQCIFNCLKRPGQMNFIQCKSMCHKR